TTCTGATTGCTCTTCTGATATTTAATCATGTTATATCTTCTGACTTTACCTTTTTTGTTCTTAACAATAACATGATTGGCATCTACCGCTGTTACTTCTCCGGCTTCTTCCGCCAGCACCATGGAACCTGCATATCTGGCAATATCAAACTCCAGACCTGTCCCGACAAAAGGCCTTTCCGGCAGCAATAATGGAGTAGCCTGTCTCTGCATGTTGGCTCCCATCAAGGCACGGTTGGCATCGTCGTGTTCCAGAAATGGTATAAGTCCGGTAGATATACCGAACATTTGTCTGGGAGATACACCCACGTATTCTACTTCATCAGCTTTGGCGTACTGGAATTCTTTTCTAAAACGTACCGGCACTTTACCTTCTGAAATAATGCCTTCCTTTGTTTTGATATCAAAAGGAGCTATTTTATGATAGTCTTCCAAATCAGCTGTAAAATAAGTAACTTCACTGGTGATTTTCTTGTTCTTTACCTTTATATATGGTGTCTCGATAAAACCAAATTTGTTGATCCTGGCAAAAATTGCCAGAGGGCCAATAAGACCTGCATTCTGGCCTTCGGGAGTTTCTACTACGCAAATCCTGCCGTAATGTGACGGATGAATATCGCGCACTTCAAAACCCGCTCTTTCTTTGGTTAAACCTCCAGGCCCAAGGGCTGACAATCTGCGTCTGTGATTAAGTTCAGCCAGCGGATTGGTCTGGTCCATAAACTGCGACAATTGGCTGGTACCAAAAAATTCGCGCATCACAGCCATTAACGGTCTGATGTTAATAAGTTTCTGTGGTACGATTTCTTCCGGTTCGCTTACAGTCATCTGCTCATTTACAAGCCTTTCCAGTCTGGCCAGGCCCACTCTGAGCTGTTTTTGCATGAGCTCTCCGGCGCATCTGACACGACGATTGCCCAAATGGTCAATATCATCAGTCAAACCTTCACCGGAAATAAGTTTTAAAATTTCATTTACTATGGCAAATATATCTTTTTCGGTTAAAACCGTTACATCATCCTTTACAGTAAGATGCAGACGATTGTTCAGCTTGTATCTGCCCACTTTTCCCAAATCATATGATTTGTTATCGAAAAATAAACCCTTCACCAGATTGTTAGCTGCTTCCTGATTGAAAGGATCTCCGGGTTTTAAACGATAGTAAACCTCTTTTAAAGCCTGGTCCTTATCTTTGATGCCGCTTTTTTCAATAGTATTTTTGATAAATTTGTTATCTTTTATTGCTGCGATCATAGTTTTTTCATCGATACCGATTGCTCCTAAAAATACATTCAGAGGTAATTTCCTTACTTTGTTCACATGTACATAAAGTACGTTGCTTTTGTCTGTTTCAATTTCTAACCATGCTCCACGGTTAGGAATTACAGTTGCGTGATAGGTAATAATACCTTGTTTATCATTTTTTTCTTTGAAGTAAACACCTGGCGAACGTACGAATTGGCTTACGACAACTCTTTCCGCGCCATTTATTAAAAATGTACCTTTTTCCGTCATCACGGGAATATTCCCCATGTAAACGTCCTGTTCCTTAACTTCCCCTGTTTCTTTATCTAACAGTCTTACTTTTACTTTTAAGGGAGCTGAAAATGTAAGTTCTCTGTCCCTGCATTCTTCTAACGAATAATCCGGTTCTCCCAATTCATAATCATCCAAAAATTCCAGTTCCAGTCTGTTGCCGAAACCTTTGATAGGAGATATTGCTTTTAATTCTTCTTTGATTCCTATTTTGACGAACTCGTCAAATGACTTTCTCTGAATGTCTATTAAATTCGATATAGAGACTTTATCGCTTATTTTATCCTTATGTAAGGATTCTCTTGGAGCAACTTTAGTAGCCACTAAAAAATCACCTCAATTTTTTTGGGGGGGATTAGTGCAATCCCCCCTCTTATATATTTTTATTTTACTGTAACTTTTGCGCCTTCGGCTTCGAGTTTCTTCTTGATTTCTTCTGCTTCTTCTTTTTTCAACTTTTCTTTTACGGTTTTGGGTGCGCCGTCAACCAG
The nucleotide sequence above comes from Candidatus Margulisiibacteriota bacterium. Encoded proteins:
- the rpoB gene encoding DNA-directed RNA polymerase subunit beta is translated as MATKVAPRESLHKDKISDKVSISNLIDIQRKSFDEFVKIGIKEELKAISPIKGFGNRLELEFLDDYELGEPDYSLEECRDRELTFSAPLKVKVRLLDKETGEVKEQDVYMGNIPVMTEKGTFLINGAERVVVSQFVRSPGVYFKEKNDKQGIITYHATVIPNRGAWLEIETDKSNVLYVHVNKVRKLPLNVFLGAIGIDEKTMIAAIKDNKFIKNTIEKSGIKDKDQALKEVYYRLKPGDPFNQEAANNLVKGLFFDNKSYDLGKVGRYKLNNRLHLTVKDDVTVLTEKDIFAIVNEILKLISGEGLTDDIDHLGNRRVRCAGELMQKQLRVGLARLERLVNEQMTVSEPEEIVPQKLINIRPLMAVMREFFGTSQLSQFMDQTNPLAELNHRRRLSALGPGGLTKERAGFEVRDIHPSHYGRICVVETPEGQNAGLIGPLAIFARINKFGFIETPYIKVKNKKITSEVTYFTADLEDYHKIAPFDIKTKEGIISEGKVPVRFRKEFQYAKADEVEYVGVSPRQMFGISTGLIPFLEHDDANRALMGANMQRQATPLLLPERPFVGTGLEFDIARYAGSMVLAEEAGEVTAVDANHVIVKNKKGKVRRYNMIKYQKSNQNTWVNQQPIVNVGDKVDAGDILADGASTKDGELALGRNIVVAFVPWEGLNFEDSILISDKLVKEDVFSTVHITKFEVDVRTTKLGDEEITREVANVSEELLANLDEDGVVRVGAEVKPGDILVGKVTPKGESEPPAEEKLLRAIFGDKARDMKDTSLRVSPGEYGKVVKVKVFSKENNDNLPPGVIKVVRVYVAHLRKVSIGDKIAGRHGNKGVISKILPPEDMPMLPDGSPIDMVLNPLGVPSRMNVGQIYETLLGGAAKALNKYYLINPFDEVLGEESSLNVISTEIQKAKKVKGFEWLTENGKVQLRDGRTGEYFDRPVFCGCMFMLKLIHLVDDKIHARSTGPYSLVTQQPLGGKAQFGGQRFGEMEVWALEAYGASHTLQEMLTIKSDDVTGRAKAYESIIKGKPIAKTGVPESFKVLVRELRSISLDLRLLNEDNEEIDKL